The DNA segment TGGAACAAAATACCGGCTTCAGCCTGCGCCAGCATGGTGGTATCGTTGTACGAATCGCCGGCGGCAATCACCCGGTAATTCAGCAGCTGGAAGGCGCGAACCGACTGGCGTTTGGGGTCACGCTGGCGCAGCAGGTAGTTGGTAATCTGGCCGTTGTCCGCTACTTCCAGTTTGTGGCACAACAGCGCAGGATAGCCCAGCTTGGCCATCAACGGCATGGCAAATTCGTAGAAAGTGTCTGACAGAATCACTACCTGAAAGCGCTCTCGCAGCCAGTCCAGAAATTCTGCTGCACCGGGCAGCGGGTCCAGCCCGCCAATAACTTCCTGAATTTGTGGCAGGCCGTATCCGTGTTGGTCTAACAGCTTCAGGCGCTGCTTCATCAATACGTTGTAATCAGGAATATCGCGGGTGGTTGCCTTGAGTTCTTCAATGCCGGTTTTCTCCGCAAACGCAATCCAGATTTCTGGGATCAATACTCCTTCAAGATCAAGACATGCCAGTTCCACAGTGCTCTCCTGTATTATCTATAAGGGAAGATTCGGTTGCAGTCACAGTGCCCCGCACCCGCATTGGTTCGCTATGTTAGAAAAAACTGCCCAGAACTGCATCGCTCTGCAAACAACCCGTCAGAGCACGGGTAGCTCTACATTCTCGAACAGCGCTTCAATCTCAGCGCGGTTGCTCTGTTTAGACACAACCTGATCCACTACGTCGCGGGTCAAGTGGGGAGCAAAGCGCTGGATGAAATCGTACATGTAGCCACGTAAAAATGTGCCCTTGCGAAAGCCAATATGGGTAATGCTGCTGTCGAAGAGCTTGCTGGCGTCTATCACAACCAAGTCAGTGTCTACTTTCGGGTCGAACGCCATGCTGGCAATAATACCCACGCCAAGTCCCAGACGCACGTAAGTTTTGATCACATCGGCGTCGGCCGCAGTGAACACCACCTTGGGAGTCAGCCTTGCGCTTTTAAAGGCTTCATCAAGCCGCGAGCGGCCGGTAAAGCCGAATACATAGGTTACCAGGGAATATTCCGCCAACCTTGAGAGGGTAAGCTCCGGTTCCGCTGCCAGCGGGTGGTCTTTGGGCACCACGATGCAGCGATTCCAGCGGTAACAAGGCATCATGATCAGGTCGTTGAACATTTCCATGCCTTCGGTGGCAATGGCGAAATCGGCCGTTCCGGTGGCGGCCATTTCTGAAATCTGGGTGGGCGTACCCTGGTTCATGTGCAGAGACACATCTGGATAGGCGTCCAAAAACCCACGAATTACCGGCGGTAAGGCGTAGCGTGCCTGGGTGTGGGTTGTTGCTATGCTTAAGTCACCGGCGCGCTGATTGCTAAATTCCTGGGCAATCTTTTTGATACCCTCGGCGCGGCGTAAAATTTCGCCGGCTTCGCGCACAATAATCTCGCCGCCCGGGGTAATGCGGGTCAGATGCTTGCCACTGCGGGCAAAAATTTCAAGCCCCAGTTCGTCTTCTAGCAGGCGAATCTGCTTGGAAATACCCGGCTGCGACGTAAACAAACTCTGCGCAGTAGCGGACACGTTCAAGTCGTGGTGCGCAACCTCCCAGATGTAGCGTAGCTGTTGTAGTTTCATTAGCTGGGTTGCTCCTTGGACGACCGGCGCAACGGGCCGATTCGCACTCACTGATTTAAAGGTTGATGACTTACATTTTACGCATAAGAAAATTATTTTTCATTCTTTTTTAGAATAATTAATACTCAATCACCCGTCGAAACGGCGGCAGCGAATCCAGCAACAGCTGGCCATAGCGCCGCGCCACAATGCGCCGGTCCAGAATGGTCACCCGCCCGGTGTCTTCCTCGGTGCGCAGCAAGCGCCCTACTGCCTGAACCAGCTTAATAGAAGCTTCTGGCACGGTAATCTCCATAAACGGATTACCACCGCGCTGGGTCACCCACTCCGCCAGGCTGGCATCAATTGGGTCATCGGGTACTGAAAACGGCAAACGAGTAATGACCACGTGGTGCAGATACTTACCCGGCAGGTCTATGCCCTCGGCAAAACTGGCAACACCAAACAACACGCTAGGCCGGCCGTCATCCACCCGCGCGCAGTGTTGGCGCAGCACTTCGCCTTTGGCCATGTCGTCCTGGGTAATAATCAGCCCGGGGTAGTCACCGGCTAAAGCGTCTCTTACCTGATGCATCTGCCGCCGCGACGTAAACAACACCAGAGTTGCAGTTTCCCCTTGCCACAGCGTGGGCAGGCGTTCAATCAGCTCTTCCAGAAAACCGTCGTCAGTGGGCATGGCCTTCATGGCCGGCACTTCCACCGTGGCCATCTGCTGGTAACGGAACGAGCTGGGCACCACCAGGTAGCGGGCGTCTTCCGGCAATCCCGCGCGGGAGCGAAGGCGATCAAATTTACCCAACGCAGTCAGCGTGGCGCTGGTTAATACAGAACCGTAGGCCCGCGACCACAGCCGCGTATACAGCAGGTCGTCGGCTAAAACCGGCGAGCTGTAAAGAGTGATGTCCTCGCCGTGGTCCCAGCGCTGGCGCACTGTCCAGCGTGCCGGCGGCGGGCTTTTTGTTTCCTCGCACCAGGCCGCCCACAAGCGCAGCTGCTCTTCGGAGCGGCTGTGAAACGAACCAATCACCGGATACCAGGATTCTGCCGTTTCACGGTCAATATCGTGGGTTTTGCGCTCGTCAAAGGCACCCTGGAGTTCTTCAGCCAGAGCGCCCAAATGGCGCGAAAAATTAGCGCTGGCAATGCGCGCTTCCGCCGCCAGTTCCGCCATGTCGTCCGGCAGCTGACCTTCGGGATAGCGCCACTGGGCCGAGCGGCGCTCGTCGTTGAATTCCCAAGTAATATTGTGTTCGCAGTATTCGTATACCCGGGTGACCACCAGATCGACTTCCCGCGCGGCTTCGCTGATGCGCTCCAGAGTTTTTGCCCCCTGGGTGCCCGGGCTCAGGTAAGGCTGCATTTTTACCAGCATCTGCGACAGCTGTTTTAACCAGCTGCGAGTAGAGTTCAATGAAATAGATGCGGCAAAGTGATTCAGCGCTTTGTCTGGCAGGTGGTGGGCTTCGTCAAATATAAACAGGGCGTTTTCCGGCTCTGGCAGTATCGCACCGCCGCCCAAGGCCAGATCCGCCAGCACCAGGTCGTGGTTGGCTACGACTATATCGGCTGCGTCCAGATCTTTGCGGGCTTCAAAAAACGCACAGCTGTCAAAATAACTGCAGTGGCGATTGGTGCACTGGCGATGGTCGGTGGTTACCTGGCGCCAGATATCGTCCGGAATCTGCTCCGGCCAGTGGTCGCGGTCGCCGTCCCACTTGCGCCCGCCGTAGCTGGCCAGCATTTCCTCGAAAAACGCGCGGGTACCGGGTTCCTCTTTACCCGGTGCATCCAGCAAAAACAGCGGCATGGTGTCACTGTCGCCATTGCCTTCGTCGTGCAAGCGACCTTCCAACCGAGACAGGCACAAATAGCGGCCACGGCCTTTAGCCAGGGTCCAGTTTATATCCAGCTTGCTGTGTTTTTTCAGGTCTGGCAGGTCTTTCAGAACTATCTGGTCTTGCAGCGCCACCGTGGCAGTGGAAATTACCAGAGTTTTGTTCAGGGCTTTAGCCACCGGAATAGCGGCAATCAGGTAGGCCAGAGTTTTACCGGTACCGGTACCGGCTTCTACCACGCAGGCCGAAGGCGGTGACGTACGCTGGCCATCGTTGTCGGTGATGTCGCCCATATAGCGGGCTATTTCGGCAATCATCAGGCGCTGGCCATAACGCGCGCGCACCTCCTTACCCGCCAACATATCGCGGTAAGCCTGCTGGATTTGCTGTTTGGTCTGTTCGCTCAGGGCCATCAGCGCGGGCTCATCCAGTCGCGCATTATACCCAGTCGAAATTGTTGCCCTTGCCTGCTTAACACCACGCCATCCTCAGTAATTTCTTCCACCCGCAGGCCTTCAAAGCTATCGCCCGGCCGCAGATTCTGGTTATTGATCATTACCCTGCGGGCCTGTGGCACCGAGGCAAATATGTGACTGTTTACCGTCAAATCCGGCACGCTGCGCTGGAACGACAACGGCAGCTCAACCAAGTGCGGAACACGCACCCCATCTGCGCTGCTTGCAGACGCCTCGGCGCCCGAGGAACCCAGCGGGCCAATCTGGCCCCAACCCTGGTTATTGCGATCAACCACACCGCTGTTGCCGTAGCCCGACGGCACAATCACCGTTGGTGATTGATACTCTGAAAAAAACGCTGATTGAACGTCTGCAGGCTGCGGCGCTGAAAACTCGTCCACAAGGCGCTCTTTAACAAGGCTCTCGTCAACAAGAATCTTTGCCGTAACACCCTCGCCCATTGCCGGCGCAGAAATTACAGCAACAGCAGCCAGCGTTTGTTCCGGCGCAGCCAGGTTCGTCACGGCGTCGTCTTGCGAGGGCCAAAACACATAGGCCAGTATCCCGGCATTTAGCAGCAAACCCGCTGCCAACAATGCCTGAACCGGCCAATGCCGCTTTGGCGGGAAATGAATAAGCTGCAGTTGGCGCCCCAAATCCGGCACTTTGCCTTGATGGCGCTCGCTCTCCGATTTACGCAGCGCATCTAATATATACGACATGCGCTAACCCTCCGGCGGCGCGGACGCCGCTGTATTAGTGGTCAGAGCGTCGCTTTTGCCTTGCAGGCGCGGCACCGCTGCGTTTAGGTCATTGTGCATCTGTATAACCGTCATGGTGCCGGCCACACCGTCTTCGGTCAAACCCTTCCGGCTCTGGTACCAGCGCACTTGGTCTTTGCTGGAGCGCCGCTTTAGCTCGGCATTGAGTGCGTCGTCGTCAGCGGTCAAACGGTCCACCAATTCCATCATGCGCGCGCTCAACCACAGGTTTTCGCCGTTGTCGCCGCTGAAAGGGCTGTTTGGGCGCAGGTATTCCGGGTACTGCCACAATACTCGATAGTGCCCGAACCATAGCGGTTCCAGATCGCTAAAGGCAACGCTCACCGGCCCCTGCTGCGTCAGCAGGTCGGCCTGCTGCTGATGCAAACGCCGCAATACCACGTAGCGGTCGCCAGTATCACTGGCGCCGCTTTGCAAGCGGTTCTCTGATTCGTCCCTTAATCCGCCCCTTAATCTTAATATGGCCGGCCGGTCAATCAGCTCCAGGCTAAGCCGGGTTCCGGTGCGCTCCAGGCAGCCAAGCCCCTCAGCCCGGGCAAAAAAACAGGCTATGGGCGCTTGTTGCGGCTGATAATCAATCTGCCAGGCGCCAAATAACTGCACAAACGCCGCCGAAAGTTCGAGACTGTGTACCTGTAGTTCAAACTTCGTCAGTCCATCAGCACTGCCGGCTGTTTCGGCAACCGTTGCCGGCGCGGCCGTATCGCGTTTTATACGCCCACTGCGCGGAGTCACTTCGTCGTCCGCTGGTGCCGATGCTGCTACTGGGCTTTGTTCAGCAGCCGGGGAGGCAATAAGCCCGTCAAAATCGCCATTACTCCATCGCTGTACGGCCCACAGGGTTAACACCACGGCCAACAAAAGGGACGCCAAAAGCGGGCCGAGGCTTCGGAGCCTGGATACTCCCAGCCCGCTGTAAGGATGGCTGCCGCGAACCTCTCTCGCCGCAATGCGGATGTGAACCGCAGTAATTTCGTGTT comes from the Marinobacter psychrophilus genome and includes:
- a CDS encoding ExeA family protein; translated protein: MYYDFFGFREPPFSIAPDPRYLYLSERHKEALAHLMYGIPGQGGFIVITGEVGTGKTTICRCFIENAPQNADIALIINPRLSAAEMLMVICDELEIPHRDDASIKQLVDLINHHLLQAHADGRHKVLIIDEAQNLSAGVLEQLRLLTNLETAEKKLLQIVLLGQPELQTILALPQLRQLNQRITARYHLKAINRQELAAYLRYRLSVAGVRGELFSRAARRRLFRESQGIPRLINLISDRALLGAYAESEHEITAVHIRIAAREVRGSHPYSGLGVSRLRSLGPLLASLLLAVVLTLWAVQRWSNGDFDGLIASPAAEQSPVAASAPADDEVTPRSGRIKRDTAAPATVAETAGSADGLTKFELQVHSLELSAAFVQLFGAWQIDYQPQQAPIACFFARAEGLGCLERTGTRLSLELIDRPAILRLRGGLRDESENRLQSGASDTGDRYVVLRRLHQQQADLLTQQGPVSVAFSDLEPLWFGHYRVLWQYPEYLRPNSPFSGDNGENLWLSARMMELVDRLTADDDALNAELKRRSSKDQVRWYQSRKGLTEDGVAGTMTVIQMHNDLNAAVPRLQGKSDALTTNTAASAPPEG
- the cysB gene encoding HTH-type transcriptional regulator CysB produces the protein MKLQQLRYIWEVAHHDLNVSATAQSLFTSQPGISKQIRLLEDELGLEIFARSGKHLTRITPGGEIIVREAGEILRRAEGIKKIAQEFSNQRAGDLSIATTHTQARYALPPVIRGFLDAYPDVSLHMNQGTPTQISEMAATGTADFAIATEGMEMFNDLIMMPCYRWNRCIVVPKDHPLAAEPELTLSRLAEYSLVTYVFGFTGRSRLDEAFKSARLTPKVVFTAADADVIKTYVRLGLGVGIIASMAFDPKVDTDLVVIDASKLFDSSITHIGFRKGTFLRGYMYDFIQRFAPHLTRDVVDQVVSKQSNRAEIEALFENVELPVL
- a CDS encoding general secretion pathway protein GspB; this translates as MSYILDALRKSESERHQGKVPDLGRQLQLIHFPPKRHWPVQALLAAGLLLNAGILAYVFWPSQDDAVTNLAAPEQTLAAVAVISAPAMGEGVTAKILVDESLVKERLVDEFSAPQPADVQSAFFSEYQSPTVIVPSGYGNSGVVDRNNQGWGQIGPLGSSGAEASASSADGVRVPHLVELPLSFQRSVPDLTVNSHIFASVPQARRVMINNQNLRPGDSFEGLRVEEITEDGVVLSRQGQQFRLGIMRDWMSPR
- the dinG gene encoding ATP-dependent DNA helicase DinG — protein: MALSEQTKQQIQQAYRDMLAGKEVRARYGQRLMIAEIARYMGDITDNDGQRTSPPSACVVEAGTGTGKTLAYLIAAIPVAKALNKTLVISTATVALQDQIVLKDLPDLKKHSKLDINWTLAKGRGRYLCLSRLEGRLHDEGNGDSDTMPLFLLDAPGKEEPGTRAFFEEMLASYGGRKWDGDRDHWPEQIPDDIWRQVTTDHRQCTNRHCSYFDSCAFFEARKDLDAADIVVANHDLVLADLALGGGAILPEPENALFIFDEAHHLPDKALNHFAASISLNSTRSWLKQLSQMLVKMQPYLSPGTQGAKTLERISEAAREVDLVVTRVYEYCEHNITWEFNDERRSAQWRYPEGQLPDDMAELAAEARIASANFSRHLGALAEELQGAFDERKTHDIDRETAESWYPVIGSFHSRSEEQLRLWAAWCEETKSPPPARWTVRQRWDHGEDITLYSSPVLADDLLYTRLWSRAYGSVLTSATLTALGKFDRLRSRAGLPEDARYLVVPSSFRYQQMATVEVPAMKAMPTDDGFLEELIERLPTLWQGETATLVLFTSRRQMHQVRDALAGDYPGLIITQDDMAKGEVLRQHCARVDDGRPSVLFGVASFAEGIDLPGKYLHHVVITRLPFSVPDDPIDASLAEWVTQRGGNPFMEITVPEASIKLVQAVGRLLRTEEDTGRVTILDRRIVARRYGQLLLDSLPPFRRVIEY
- the thrH gene encoding bifunctional phosphoserine phosphatase/homoserine phosphotransferase ThrH; translated protein: MELACLDLEGVLIPEIWIAFAEKTGIEELKATTRDIPDYNVLMKQRLKLLDQHGYGLPQIQEVIGGLDPLPGAAEFLDWLRERFQVVILSDTFYEFAMPLMAKLGYPALLCHKLEVADNGQITNYLLRQRDPKRQSVRAFQLLNYRVIAAGDSYNDTTMLAQAEAGILFHAPQNVINEFPQFPAVQTFDDLKQEFLKASLVHSA